Proteins from a single region of Lentimicrobium saccharophilum:
- a CDS encoding NUDIX hydrolase: MIIPDFHLLTEELKKCISGKLPAAAAHDVMSPAHRKDMLRHNPHKLNARLSGVLLLLSPGADNEPLITFIKRMEYEGVHSGQIAFPGGKFEPGDVDLAFTAIREAEEEIGIKSTAVELLGPLSELFVPPSNFIIQPFLARTSYINGFFPSPTEVASIFSVPVTHFFSPGVKGDYEINYRNGSYLQVPGYKFQEHLIWGATAMILNELLELIRHTGLYHVTNN, encoded by the coding sequence ATGATTATTCCTGACTTTCACTTACTAACCGAAGAACTCAAAAAATGTATTTCAGGGAAGCTGCCTGCTGCTGCCGCCCATGATGTGATGTCGCCTGCCCATAGGAAGGACATGCTCAGACATAACCCCCATAAGCTGAATGCCAGACTTAGCGGAGTATTGTTATTGCTCTCTCCCGGTGCAGATAATGAGCCGCTGATCACATTTATCAAGAGAATGGAATACGAGGGCGTTCATAGCGGACAGATTGCTTTCCCGGGCGGTAAATTTGAACCGGGTGACGTCGATCTTGCTTTTACAGCGATTCGTGAAGCAGAAGAAGAGATCGGTATCAAATCAACAGCTGTTGAGCTGCTGGGACCGTTAAGTGAGTTGTTTGTCCCTCCCAGCAATTTCATCATTCAGCCTTTTCTCGCCAGAACCAGTTATATTAACGGTTTCTTTCCCTCCCCCACCGAAGTTGCCAGCATTTTTTCTGTGCCGGTGACGCATTTTTTCAGTCCCGGAGTGAAAGGAGATTATGAAATTAATTACAGGAATGGCAGCTATCTGCAGGTTCCCGGATATAAATTTCAGGAGCACCTGATATGGGGAGCCACTGCAATGATCCTGAATGAATTGCTTGAACTTATCCGGCACACGGGTCTTTATCACGTGACCAACAATTAA
- a CDS encoding KamA family radical SAM protein, which yields MSELYEYKAYTARNFRSLPQIRQLPESLKKEMEIVAMVLPFKSNSYVVNELIDWENVPDDPIFRLTFPDRGMLSDHHFDRLKTARESNTGKNQLEAVIHEIRMELNPHPAGQLALNIPVINGKKLEGIQHKYRETVLFFPSQGQTCHAYCTFCFRWPQFTGMEGMKIASAESRQLADYLRNHREVTNVLFTGGDPLVMKSSILNKYISPLLGSGFEHIHTIRIGSKALAYWPYRFTAGQEADDLLRLFEKVAKAGKQLAFMAHFNHPVELGTKAVKNAIKLIRSSGAEIRTQSPILRHINDSAKIWARMWRTQSRLGCIPYYMFMARDTGAKSYFNVTIEKAYEIYREAYSKVSGMSKTVRGPVMSASPGKVHILGISEIAGEKIFILQFIQGRNPDWVRRPFFAGFNAEASWLTDLYPAFGEEKFFWQDDFEKLARIKMHQAVKQEDD from the coding sequence ATGTCAGAATTATATGAATACAAGGCTTATACGGCCAGAAATTTCCGGTCGCTGCCGCAGATCAGGCAACTGCCCGAATCCTTGAAAAAGGAGATGGAGATTGTTGCCATGGTATTGCCCTTCAAATCGAACAGTTATGTAGTAAACGAGCTGATTGACTGGGAAAACGTGCCTGATGACCCGATTTTCCGGCTGACGTTTCCCGACAGGGGAATGCTTTCTGATCATCACTTTGACAGGCTCAAGACTGCCCGTGAATCGAATACAGGAAAAAATCAACTGGAGGCGGTTATTCATGAAATCAGGATGGAACTCAACCCACATCCTGCCGGTCAGCTTGCGCTGAATATTCCTGTGATAAATGGCAAGAAGCTCGAAGGGATTCAGCATAAATACCGCGAAACCGTTCTGTTCTTTCCTTCCCAGGGTCAAACCTGTCATGCCTATTGTACATTTTGTTTCAGATGGCCGCAGTTTACCGGCATGGAAGGGATGAAGATCGCTTCGGCAGAAAGCAGGCAGCTTGCTGATTATCTCCGGAATCACAGAGAAGTGACCAATGTATTGTTTACCGGAGGAGACCCCTTGGTGATGAAGTCTTCCATTCTTAACAAATATATTTCGCCGTTGTTGGGGTCAGGATTCGAGCACATACATACCATCAGGATCGGCTCAAAAGCCCTGGCATACTGGCCTTACCGGTTCACGGCAGGTCAGGAAGCTGATGATTTGCTGCGTTTGTTCGAGAAAGTTGCAAAAGCCGGGAAACAACTTGCCTTTATGGCTCACTTCAACCATCCGGTAGAGTTGGGTACAAAAGCCGTAAAAAATGCCATAAAGCTGATCAGGTCATCAGGTGCAGAAATCAGGACTCAATCACCTATCCTCAGGCACATTAACGATTCGGCAAAAATATGGGCACGAATGTGGCGTACTCAGTCCCGTCTCGGCTGTATTCCTTATTACATGTTTATGGCCAGGGATACCGGCGCCAAATCATATTTTAACGTTACCATTGAGAAAGCCTATGAAATATACAGGGAAGCCTACAGCAAAGTGAGCGGAATGTCAAAAACAGTGCGCGGGCCGGTAATGTCAGCTTCACCCGGGAAAGTACACATTCTGGGGATAAGTGAAATTGCCGGTGAAAAGATTTTTATTCTGCAGTTTATTCAGGGGCGCAACCCTGATTGGGTCAGGAGGCCCTTTTTCGCCGGATTTAATGCGGAAGCATCCTGGTTAACTGACTTGTATCCGGCATTTGGTGAGGAAAAATTTTTCTGGCAGGATGATTTTGAGAAGCTTGCAAGGATAAAAATGCATCAGGCTGTAAAACAGGAAGATGATTGA